One genomic segment of Virgibacillus doumboii includes these proteins:
- a CDS encoding acetyltransferase, producing the protein MSEKPVIIIGNGGHAKVLVDILQQQSREIIGFTAPSEEKNENGLLYIGNDKSILQYSPEKIELVNALGSTSNTEHRKKIYEYFKAKFYSFSKVVHPKAINAENNNLGEGTQIMAGAIIQPFVKIADNSIVNTSVSIDHDCSIGKHCHIAPGTILSGGVTVGNSTHIGVGATITQNVKIGSNVLIGAASLVLADVNTGSTVYGIPAKEV; encoded by the coding sequence ATGAGTGAAAAACCTGTTATTATTATTGGAAATGGAGGGCACGCGAAGGTGCTAGTGGATATCCTACAACAACAAAGCAGAGAGATTATCGGTTTTACTGCACCTAGCGAGGAAAAAAACGAAAATGGACTTTTGTATATAGGAAATGACAAATCAATACTCCAGTACTCCCCTGAAAAAATTGAATTGGTGAATGCTCTTGGTTCGACATCTAATACGGAGCATAGAAAAAAAATATATGAATATTTTAAAGCTAAATTTTACTCTTTCTCAAAAGTGGTCCATCCTAAAGCAATTAACGCTGAAAACAATAACTTAGGTGAAGGTACACAAATTATGGCTGGTGCTATTATTCAACCTTTTGTAAAAATTGCCGATAATAGTATTGTAAACACATCAGTTAGCATTGATCATGATTGTTCCATTGGTAAACATTGTCATATAGCTCCCGGAACAATACTTTCAGGGGGAGTTACAGTTGGAAACTCAACACATATTGGTGTGGGAGCAACTATTACTCAAAATGTCAAAATTGGCAGTAATGTTTTAATTGGTGCTGCTTCCCTTGTGTTAGCCGATGTGAACACTGGTAGTACAGTATATGGAATACCAGCTAAGGAAGTGTAA
- a CDS encoding nucleotidyltransferase family protein, giving the protein MTAWKKILVSPFTSIIKTMEVVDQTALQFAVVVDREGKLLGTVTDGDIRRGILNGLPLESSIQKVMNSNPVYEYSGKNPYYYNEILERRNLQQLPIVDKNKRVCQIFFSNDLHKVKQKDNVVVLMAGGLGTRLRPLTNDTPKPMLNVGNKPILEQIIESFKSFGFSRFILTVNYKKEKIKDYFQDGSFLGVNISYIDENKRLGTAGALSLLNEQPDRPFFVMNGDLLTKINFEQLLDFHNENNSIATMCVREHEYQIPYGVIETDNHKLLSIEEKPVQSNFVNAGIYVLNPEVLEYVPKNCFYDMPDLFNQLMVNNKEVSAFPLREYWMDIGQIDDYEKANVEYSGVF; this is encoded by the coding sequence ATGACAGCATGGAAAAAAATACTTGTATCACCATTTACGTCAATTATTAAAACTATGGAAGTTGTTGATCAAACAGCCTTACAGTTCGCTGTTGTTGTAGATAGAGAAGGAAAATTGTTAGGTACAGTTACCGATGGAGATATTCGTCGCGGTATCTTAAATGGATTACCATTGGAGTCTTCTATACAAAAAGTTATGAATTCTAATCCAGTATACGAATACTCAGGTAAAAATCCATATTACTATAATGAAATATTAGAACGAAGAAATCTGCAACAATTACCTATAGTAGATAAAAATAAAAGAGTTTGCCAAATATTTTTTTCAAATGACTTACATAAAGTGAAACAAAAAGATAACGTTGTAGTACTAATGGCTGGAGGGTTGGGAACAAGGCTCAGACCCCTAACTAATGACACTCCCAAGCCGATGCTAAATGTGGGAAATAAACCAATATTAGAACAAATCATCGAAAGTTTTAAAAGCTTTGGATTTTCAAGATTTATTTTAACAGTAAATTATAAAAAAGAGAAAATAAAAGATTACTTTCAGGATGGCAGTTTTTTAGGAGTTAATATTTCATATATTGATGAAAATAAGAGACTGGGAACGGCAGGCGCACTTTCATTATTAAATGAACAGCCTGATAGACCATTCTTTGTTATGAATGGTGATTTATTAACAAAAATAAATTTTGAACAACTATTGGATTTTCATAATGAAAATAATTCTATAGCAACAATGTGTGTGCGGGAACATGAGTATCAAATCCCATATGGAGTTATTGAAACTGATAATCATAAACTACTATCTATCGAAGAAAAACCTGTGCAAAGTAATTTTGTAAACGCTGGAATATATGTGTTGAATCCAGAAGTATTAGAGTATGTTCCTAAAAATTGTTTTTATGATATGCCAGATCTTTTTAATCAATTAATGGTTAACAATAAAGAAGTGTCTGCATTTCCACTTAGAGAGTACTGGATGGATATTGGACAAATAGACGATTATGAAAAAGCCAATGTAGAATATAGTGGGGTATTTTAA